GCATGCGAAGACATACGGCACCCTTACACGCGCAAAACACACGCTTACACGAAAGGAAGAACCACATGTAAATAACATTGACTGAAAGGGCTTTACCTGACGACCCGGACGTGCTGCTTCTCGCAGTTGTGCTGGAGAAAAAGTGAACGAACGAGCCCAAACGGACATGGATTCTTATTACTTTGAGGAGTTTTTAGCATTGATAAGAGACTCGGAGATCTGTCTAACATGTTTATGCTACCTGTAACGATTCATCTCACGCCTTTATCGCCGCTCGGAGCCAAATAAGGGAGAACGTAACGCGCTGAATGTTACACTGGACAACTGCTGTTTCTCATTCCCCATGATCCATCACCTCTTAATGATATGATACGATATCTGTGGAGCTGCCAACCACTCAGCCCTCCTGTTCAAATTGTCGACACTAGAGGGCGCTGTGATTTCTGAAACCCGCAATACTGGATGGAAACATCATATATGTGGACTCAAAAATGTTGGACAGGTTGGTTTGATCTTTCTGGTCAGATAAGTATCTTCTTTAAAAACTGTTTAAGGTATTTCATTGTATTTCATATTTAAGTTGCTATTCTGTTCTCAGCAAGAAAAACTATAATTCTGTTAAAATAAGGGTGATCTGCAACTAATGTGAACCTGTGAGGCCATTTGTACAAATTGCAACCAGGAAATCCAGTTTTGGAACTGGGTAATAGAAGAGCGAACACACAGAATACTGATCATAGCCACTCAAGGCTGCTTGCCGACAGCCAGCTTGCAGGAAGTCTACACCTGTAAATAATGGgctaatttttaaataataggCTCGTCTTCTCCAGCGGAATGAGGGAAATTGGGTGATTTGTGGCTGAAGTGATCCTATTTGTACAGTCGACATCGACGACAATTCATCAACATCCTGTAACTAAATCACACAGAAACAGCACTAGCCGTAATAGCCAGATGAAGAGGAACtggtgcgtttgtgtgtgtgtgtgtgaggaagtTAATGATGATGGCACTGTGTTTTATTTATCCTTCAAATTTGACCAGGACAGATGAGCATAAATACACAAGCATCAAAGCAGAGCCGCACATTGCAATTAATGAGTCAGATTTTTCTGTGAATTTTAGCGTTCAGggtgttttatttaaattcaaTGTGATGTCAAAGGTAAAGCTGATAAAAACACGTGCCCACCATTTTCAAGCCTTTGATTTGTTATGAACAGACTGTACAAACAGTTATGTAGTTGCAATATATTAGCAAATGTTTTCTCTTTatttccttttgtttgtttgtttgtgtgtatttttaagTCAGATGTATCCTACTTATAAGGAGATGCCTGATGCATTTTGTTTTGATGCCTTTTTTAAGTGCAATATATTTATTTCAGCTATGAAAAAGATATGGCTAATGTAATATTTGAAGCAATGATAGATGTTATTTGTAAacaaaaagaaatatatatCACCCCAAAATAATGTTGTGAGAGTGTGATTTTTACATTTGCATTTTTGTTATATGCCGCCTTCCGCAATCATTATATTAagtaaatattgaaatatgtTTACACTATGAAATTTGAAACCAGTGTGTTAATAATTAACCAGTGCATCtataataatgtaaaattacATCTTTTTGCGAGCTTATCTATTTGTTATATGATTGAAATAAGGAACATTAATTTAAGCATCTATTAACATAATCAAAAACTAcctttttatttactttatttttaataaatgaatatacTTAATTTTACAACATTTGATGCTGTGAAAATGAACTGATGGACAGCAGACATAAATATGTGGAATTATTTAACGTTCTTTTTCACATAATTGTACAAATAAAAAGTTATGCGGCTCTTAATGATTGCACAGATCTTCAAGAGAGGTGTTTATTCTGTTTTATAAACTAAAGAGGTTCTGTTCCTCTTAAATAACTTATATTCTCTTTCAAGAAAGCAAATTATACAATTTCCTTCATGTACATTTTACGCTGGAAATTCAGTAAGTCAGAGAACTATCTCCGTATGGATGTCTGcatgtattcatttaaaaaaatcaatggttTTATGATCATAAATTCATTGAAGCCTTGGAGAGTTGTTTAggcagttaaagggatagtttgccTAAAAATGAAGAAATTTACTTAATTTTCAATGTCATTACTCACCCGTTCCAAACCTGAAAGGCTTTCATTCATCTTTGAAACATAAATGAAGATACTTCGAATGAAAtatgagatttctgtcccttcaGCTGCACTATTTTGACACTTCAATAAGTTCATAAAtagatcgtaaaactaatcaatatgaattgagcggtttaatccaaattttctgaagagacacgatcGCTTTATacgatgaacagattgaatttaggcttttattctcATACAAAAATTGATCAGAACATAAATAGAAGCATAACCATACCTGCTTGACCTGTAAGAACAAACCTTATTGgtccttgctgaagctcaaacgtgattcgtaacacgagaatgaacctcattggttctcgcaacTCAATCagacatgcttgagcttccgtttaccacaactgatgtgtgagttgatgaacgtttatatgtgaataaaagcctaaattcaatctgttcatcatataaagcgattgtgcctcttcagaaaatgtggacTATTGATTGTTTAATGTAAGTATTTCAAATGAAATCTGAACGATTCTCTAATTGCATTGTATTAGGTCAGCATAAATGGCATTTTGATTGAAAAGTATGCCTTGAAaactattaaacattttaattatttggcattgtaataaatgtattaattaaaaaaagaacaatttgtACAAACCAGAAACCAATTTTCTGTCATTTCAGAATTCTTATAAATGGATTTGATAGCTAAATCCCCAAAAATGACCCGACTGTTTCTGACTAATCATATACAGAGGTGACACCAATTATCATTTATTATACTGCAAGTGTTATTTGTTTGGCAGGAAGCTGTATGGCTGTAAGGTCTAAAGCATAAttctaaaaaataaagatggcCTCTCTGTCACACAGCCATCACTATCATGGCCAAACCAACAAATCGATCGCAGGTCGTTAGTCACCGTTTCACCAGGAAGAAAAGGCACTTCTATCCTCTGATAAAAATCAGTTGCAtcctttgaaaataaataaataagcaaataaataacatcCAGTGAGAGGGTGATTGGATTAAACAGATAGGGGAAGGGCGGTCTGAAGGCCGTGAGGTATGGCTAAAGAAATTGAAAGGAACAGTTCACCAGGGAGTCCATTTTAAGGAATAAGAGTGTAATTTACACAGCAAGGACTGCCAGCTTAATctaatgtaattttatttaattttgcatGTTTTTCCCCCTCCCCGCCATGTTCCTTTAATTTGTCCGCTAGACAAAAAGAGCACATTTCAATGATAGGCAGGAATGGAAAACTGTCTGCTGTCTTTGCCAGTGAATTAAGGTTAACCCACATCCCTGTCAATAGAGTCCATGTTGTTTATTGCCGCTATTAAACACTGGTTAACCATGCATGGCAATTTTAGAAAGAGTTTCATAAATGCCTCACTtacttttatttgaaaaaaaaaatgtaaataattagaTAGAAGATTTAATTTCAATAGTCAGAGTCAAacaaatctatctatctatctatctatctatctatctatctatctatctatctatctatctatctatctatctatctatctatctatctatctatctatctatctatctatctatcccgTCTGTATGTCTATTCTTTATTGCCCaacatttaagggttaattcacccaaaaatgaaaattatttagtttattacttcccctaatgtcgttcgacacctgtaagacctccgttcatcttcggaacacaaatgaagatatttttgttgaaatccgatggctcagaaaggcctccattggcaccaatgttatttcctctctcaagacccataaaaggcaccaaagacatcattaaaaagtCCATCAAATAGCtgttatgcaaaaaaaaaaaaaaaaaaaaaaaacgacataTAGAGATGGACCAATTTCAAAGCACCACTTTGTAAATCTCGGAGCATTTTGAATCAGCgcatcgattcatgattcggattgcgtttTAAACCGCCAGCGCCAAACTGCtgaatcacgtgacattggcgatccgaaccaCTGTTGCTGAttaattaaaggaacactccaccgtttttagaaatagggcttattcaactactttcctacatttagatatgtgggcaaatgcatttttgtctcagtgcatgcattgttttagtttggcagggtcgccgctagcttagcttagcataatgaatggaatcctatgttgccagctagcatgtcccgagtaaaagtgatccaaaaaaaaaacaaaaaacactcacctaattacttcttgtggcctgcataTTCACAAAGAGtgcaaatagcgatgcagattaagactaggtgatttcctaggcagatattgacttgggactatattatggggaagcaaaggcaaagcactgctacttgggcgcagagatatcatgGCTCTCATCCTTACTAGTGGTGGGTGATGCTGCAAAATTTGGTATCAATCCGATaccacttttactcgggacatgctagctggcaacatagtattccattcattatgctaaactaaggtagcggcgaccctgccaaactaaaacaatgcatgcactgagacaaaaatgcatttgcccacatatctaaatgtaggaaagaagttaaaTAAGCCCTATtactaaaaacggtggagtgttcctttaagctgCACAGAAACTATTCTTAACATTCAtcaagtctttagtgccttttattgtctttttattgagagaggaaatgacattggtgtcaatgaaagcctttctgagccatcggattaaaaaaaaaaaatcttcctttgtgttccgaagatgaacggagatctTCCGGGTGTCAAGCGATATGAGGGTAagttattaatgacagaattttcatttttgggtgaactaaccctttaactgaacACGTTTACCTTTTGTTACCTTATAGGGTCAAGTGTCATAACTGAAACTGCCTTTCAGCAAAATTCTAACAGCAACAATTATGAAATACAAAACAGTTCATTATACAGCAatatactgtacacacacacgcgcacgcgcacgcgcacacacacacacacacacacacacacacacacacacacacacacacacacacacacacacacacacacacacacacacaaacaattacagttttttttcaaacgcttggGCATATTTTTCAAAACCGTCTTTAACATTCTCCAAACTATATCACAACTGTTTTCTGGATTATCAGAACTATcagaacaaaaaaaagtcaccatggaaatatattttttaatacttttttttactacTTTTATCTGCTTTCTATTTTACAAAAGATTATCAGTTGTGTCTAGTAATTGCACTAGTGTATCCCACTCAGCTTTTTAGATATTTCAAAATAAGTAAAAATGTACTGGGAAAAGTCAACACTGTaatacataaaaacataataaacattttcatttatacagtacatttatttttgcagaAACCGAAAATGACAGTTGCTTGTTCACATTCATTTTACACATTATGTCTTCTCCGAACACACCACCACACACTCTTCCACAACAAGCAACTGGGAATTTTCAGTTGTAATATAACAtttctacaaaaataaattCCATATATGCTTTCTAACTTGTTTGGTTGATTTGTAAAATTGTGattcctatttaaaaaaaaaaaaaaataggtaaGATTTCTGTTTCATTACAATTTCAGGCCATTTGCCAATTTAGCAGACATTACAAACGTTGCATGTCAGATATGTATGGAATAGGCTTTTACATGCATGTCTGACAGATTTGAATAACTGAATTGACTGTTTTGCATGTGATGGCTCACACAATGAAATAATGTTTAGAAGAGTTTGACAGTTTCACTGAGAATCAGCTTGTCTGTTATAAGCAAAACAACAAGTCAAGTGCATTTGGTTGTGCAATTGCAAAAAACGCTGCCAAAACACAAGCAATTTGCTTAAATCAATAAGAAATTCAAATCTGATGTGAACAAGAAATACTGAGCCAAAGccattgagaaaaactgtatacaatttttttttcacagtgatgccagaGATAGAAGAGCTGttgttaatttaataaatataatataatacaatataatacatatgacacacacacacacacacacacacacacacacacacacacacacacacacacacacacacacacttgtaatTATTGCATTTAAACCTACATTTCAGTTATGTACTTGAGTCTTATCTGAAGGTATTTCAttgtaattttgttgtgttttgtttgtccaacaaatatttcaaaaatatgATGAAATGTACTTTCGTTCAGACAACAGGATTCACACAATTATTTCTATTTAAGATCATTTGATTCATGGTGTATGaaacccacaaaaaaaaaaaaaaaaacagctttagGAAAACACTAAACCTTAGTTAGCCTACTCAGAAACTGCCGAGCCATGTGACAACTAGGCCTCGTCTCCCTTAATTGATAAAGttataaatcacatttttattcCTTTATGTATTCCTGGAGAAATCAGCTTCAATTCAAGTGAAATAATTTCAACAACTGCATTTGTCTAGGTCTATCCAACCAAGGATGGAGTCATGATGAAATCATCGTCTGACAGAGAGCCCTCTTCGGAGATCGGTTCTCCTGATAAGAGTTGTCCTACCTTGGGAAGAGGGACTATAACCCGATTTGTCCAGTTACTTAGTGGAGTCCGGGTGAAATGAGCCCAATAAATGTCTCTGTCATGCATAATTAATTGTGTTGTTACAATGAACCGTACAAAATCCATCTTCATTTGATTAGAGGTTTTCTGAAGGCACAGAAGTGCATGATGGTCTACTTTGTCTCAATCTCACCTCAAGACAATGTCTGTATACGACTGGACGGAGAGATGTGAATGCTGACTCTGgcttttatttcaaaatgtaaaacgTAAAAATTCAGATACCTATATAGATATATTATACTCTCTTATCAATGCCATCCAAATTATATACTAATACACACATGAATATATTTAACCTGAAAAATTCTTCCCAAatgagaaataaattacattattaaatGAGAAATGATCAGGCtaaatatagtgtatatatgcTACTATATATTTCACAAGAGAGACACATCTTAAAATCTGTGCAGCCTATGTAGATGCGGCgcacaatttattttaaaccaGTGGCGCCCACTAGTGGTGTATCAGTTGATCAGCTGAAGGAAATGAAAACCACGTATTAGGATAAGAAACCAAAACCTGATTTTATTCAAAAACACACCTTATTTCAATGAGATGCATATATTcatatttgtaaatatttactatttatttacaCACAAGGAAGAGAAAAATAGTTATGCACTAAAGTAACTGGATGATTCACTAAGTCGTATGGTCGTATGAGTTTATCAACCAGTCTTGAGAAGAAaagtcttttgtaacaacatggACAGCACATCCATGAAACCTCCCCCCGACTTATTGATAAAGGCGGGAAGAGAAGCATTAGCCAATGGCATGGGGGAGGGAATTGAACACCATTGAAGCAGCATTACAGACTTGCCAGGACATGGCTGACCATGTTGTacttgtttttgtattttattatatatatttttaagtctATTGTCATTTTTTCCTCTTTCTACTGTCCACAGAGAATGTGGAGACATCGGAGTTCAGTTGGCAGCGTTTGCAGGTCCCTCTGGGATTAGGGAGGTGAAGAAAGTGCTGATGAACGACCACGCGGCCGACAGGAAGCCCGGCTGATGCGGGCCTGCGTTCATGGGATCGTCAGGACCTTCCTCCCCGCTGTCCCCCTCATCATCCTCCATCCCATCATCCATCATGCGCTCCTacagaaaaacaaaaagaaaagtgATTGCTACGTTTGTTTATGATGTTTTAGTTCACAAGAAAGTGTATACGTCTCATAACGAATTAGTGTGAGAATGATATGACCATTATAAGATTATTGGTAACTGTTGATAATTGTGAAATGTGTTATTAATATTAACTCCTAATggtattattataaaattaacattctttttttattctataCTATACTAAAAAGCATAtttaaactaaaaactaaagttTGAGTTTGTTTTTCTAAGAAACCAATACTTTTaagcaaagatgcattaaaaattaatcaaaagtgacagtaaagacatttataatattacaaatgaTTTCCATTTCAAAGAAATGCTGTTCCTTTGAAATTTCTATtcttcaaagaatcctgaaaaaagttatttccagaaaaaataataagcagTATAATGTTTCTAACACTGTGTAATTAAAGGAAGTgttcaaatcagcatattagaataatatCTGAAGGATTATGGGACACTGAAgataaatttcattttaaaatatcattcaatttaaaaacattattttaaatcgtAGTATTTCACACTAATACTGTATTTAATGCATTtgttggtgagcataagaatcTGTTTTCAAAACTAGACATTGTACCATTCCCGAACTTTTGTATgtaaagtgtaaaaaaattattctcaTTTGCCAATATAAAATTTGATTATTGCGTCCGATGTAGTTTATAGACACCCAACCCATGATAATGGCTTTCCCAAATTTTAGAATAATtggaaatttgtttaaaaaaataataaaaaacacaaatggAAGTATGGGGATTATATAGagaccaaaattaaaattaaacaagaaAGATGTTAATTTCAAAGGAAAATTCATACATGTGCACAATTTTCATGTCTACAAAACATCAAGATCCTACAAACATGATCTTTTAGGGAAATACAAGTCTAAACTTTTGAGTTCAGTCAGTATGTCAGCAACCTTAAAAATATTAGCCACTGTTACGAACCATCTCTTGGAGATCCTGATTTTGCTCAGCCTCATCTTGTGGACCATCTCCAGCTCTTGGATTCTGCAGTTCTGCTCTAAAGGGAAACCAGCCAGCCTGGTGCCTAGAGCACACAAACAAAGACAAACTATAAAACAATGAAGTGCAAATACAATGCTAAATTTCGTAAAAGAACAAGTCAACTTCTGCTCATCAGAAAACTTCTGTTTAGTATGTGACCTACAGATAAACCAGCAGCATGGCACCAATCACCATGACGAAGCGGCCGAATGAGGAATAGAAATAGACGATGCTGAGCAGGATGGCGGCACGTGACACTGTGTACATCCAGTCCAGCCAGTCTCGGTTGAGCTCATCGTCATTCAACATGGCTCCTCCCTGAGCGTTCATCTGGATGTTGGGGTTGGCAGGGCGGTCCTCAGGGGCAGGGTTGGGCCCCATAGGGGCTGCAGGTTCATTAGGCTGAACTGGCTGTGTGGCGGGGCCAGCGCTGGGAGCTGGAGAGGGGGCTGCGCTAGATGCCCGGGAGGCTGCCATGGCAGCTTGACTAAAAGACAGAAGATTGAGAATGAAAAATTAGGAATAAAATAATGCACAGTGATGAGTTGTGCACATTAAAATGGTACATTTATTAACAAAGTATAAAGGGTCACTTTTTATTTCATGATGTCTTTATAGAAAAAAGTGCCCTACCTTTAAGTTCtctacattgataataataataataataaatacatatttcttaagcagaaaatcagcatattacaatgatttctgaatggtcatgtgacgctgaagacTGGCGTAACAATGCTGCACATTGTTGAGGAGATtgcccccttctatatgtaagcACTTTGAGCACCCAGAAAtaattgttattatattataattattacagaaataaattacatttcaaaatatattcagatagaaaactgttgtttaaaaatgtaatttcacaAGATGACTTTTTCCtgcattttttaatcaaataaatgcatgaggcctctttaaaaaaaaaaaaaaaaattaaactatttCCTGAAATCACAGTCTGAGAGGACTGAAATATTTATTCAGGGTCACATCTTGTGTCTAATAACACCTGGGCTGTAATAACTTACTATTGCACATAATAATGGCGGGCATACATCTGCTGCCACCAAAACATTTGCATCGGCATATACATAGGGTGGGCAGGGAAGCCAGCAGCAGCACCACCTTGCATGGGAAGAGGCATTCCTTCAGGCCTAAGTGGGACAACAAAAGACCCTCAAAACTCAACTCAATTCAACAGGCTTTGTCTTGAGCGGGATATTGTTATTTGTGCATTTACCTCTGCATCATACCAGTAGGGGCAGGATTGAGGCCATGTGTTTGCACTGGGTTTCCCCGGTGCCTTAGACCATCAGCGTTGGTTGGGGTTTCCTGACTAGGGATAGAAGATGAAGCTGGACCACTACTGTCTGACGTCTGGGAATAAGAAGGAATAATGGATATAATAAACAGCAAGAATGATACAATACTTATTGTTTTTAATGCATGCATTGTTCTTCTAGGCACTCACTGAAGAGCTGGAATCAGAGGTGCTAATAGGGCTGCTGAAAGTTGGGGATGACGGGGGGCTTCGTGATGCACA
This DNA window, taken from Pseudorasbora parva isolate DD20220531a chromosome 7, ASM2467924v1, whole genome shotgun sequence, encodes the following:
- the herpud2 gene encoding homocysteine-responsive endoplasmic reticulum-resident ubiquitin-like domain member 2 protein isoform X1, which translates into the protein MDQGTVDSPVTLVIKAPNQKYDDQTINCFLNWTVEKLKKHISKVYPSKPLSKDQRLVYSGRLLQDHLQLRDVLRKQDEYHMVHLVCASRSPPSSPTFSSPISTSDSSSSTSDSSGPASSSIPSQETPTNADGLRHRGNPVQTHGLNPAPTGMMQRPEGMPLPMQGGAAAGFPAHPMYMPMQMFWWQQMYARHYYVQYQAAMAASRASSAAPSPAPSAGPATQPVQPNEPAAPMGPNPAPEDRPANPNIQMNAQGGAMLNDDELNRDWLDWMYTVSRAAILLSIVYFYSSFGRFVMVIGAMLLVYLLSLFVCSRHQAGWFPFRAELQNPRAGDGPQDEAEQNQDLQEMERMMDDGMEDDEGDSGEEGPDDPMNAGPHQPGFLSAAWSFISTFFTSLIPEGPANAAN
- the herpud2 gene encoding homocysteine-responsive endoplasmic reticulum-resident ubiquitin-like domain member 2 protein isoform X2 is translated as MDQGTVDSPVTLVIKAPNQKYDDQTINCFLNWTVEKLKKHISKVYPSKPLSKDQRLVYSGRLLQDHLQLRDVLRKQDEYHMVHLVCASRSPPSSPTFSSPISTSDSSSSTSDSSGPASSSIPSQETPTNADGLRHRGNPVQTHGLNPAPTGMMQRPEGMPLPMQGGAAAGFPAHPMYMPMQMFWWQQMYARHYYVQYQAAMAASRASSAAPSPAPSAGPATQPVQPNEPAAPMGPNPAPEDRPANPNIQMNAQGGAMLNDDELNRDWLDWMYTVSRAAILLSIVYFYSSFGRFVMVIGAMLLVYLHQAGWFPFRAELQNPRAGDGPQDEAEQNQDLQEMERMMDDGMEDDEGDSGEEGPDDPMNAGPHQPGFLSAAWSFISTFFTSLIPEGPANAAN